A section of the Tamandua tetradactyla isolate mTamTet1 chromosome 4, mTamTet1.pri, whole genome shotgun sequence genome encodes:
- the PLEKHA6 gene encoding pleckstrin homology domain-containing family A member 6 isoform X5, translating into MQIAEGTSLAFSFPSTSSRSSEPQESHNERRNTFLHPVTGQVPEENKKFDLKTSALDMSNKTGGKRPATTNSDIPNHNMVSEVPPERPNVRATRTSRKAIAFGKRSHSMKRNPSAPVTKAGWLFKQASSGVKQWNKRWFVLVDRCLFYYKDEKEESVLGSIPLLSFRVAAVQPSDNISRKHTFKVTVCWVDEAGASSTYCLSPQAEHAGVRTYFFSAESPEEQEAWIQAMGEAARVQIPPAQKLAPQAARHNLPLPTQLHSGLESLIPSPLASCSHEKPDSENIPPSKHHHQPPHNCLPKPEPEAKTRGEGDGRGCEKTERRPERPEVKKEPLVKANGIQTGPEPASEPGSPYPEGPRVPGGGERAAQPNGWQYSSPSRPGSTAFPPQDGESGGHRRSFPPRTNPDKIAQRKSSMNQLQQWVNLRRGVPPPEDLRSPSRFYPVSRRVPEPYSPYSPQYPDDYQYYPPGVRPDSICSMPAYDRISPPWALEDKRHSFRNGGGPAYQLREWKEPAGYGRPDGTVWIPSPSRQQVYYDELDAASGSLRRLSLQPRSHSVPRSPSQGSYSRARIYSPVRSPSARFDRLPPRSEDIYADPAAYVMRRSISSPKYDYLGDRRPVPAGLFPYNYPPSPTVHDKMDELLDLQLQRNLEYLDQQVPPYPEVFRDSLHTYKLNEQDTDKLLGKLCEQNKVVREQDRLVQQLRAEKESLESALMGTHQELEMFGNQPTYPEKLLHKKESLQNQLINIRVELSQATTALSNSTVEYENLESEVSALHDDLWEQLNLDIQNEVLNRQIQKEIWRIQDVMEGLRKNNPSRGTDTAKHRGGPGPSATYSSNSPASPLSSASLTSPLSPFSLVSGSQGSPTKPGSNEEPGPPRPPLPKAYVPLESPPTVPPLPSESRFWPYPNSPSWHRSGETARGQPKVSYEQSKRDPHQTLPMDTPRDISLVPTRQEAEAEKQATLNKVGIVPPRTKSPTDEEVTPSPVVRRSARVLTNGLSSRQERPKSAVFPGEGKVKMSVEEQIDRMRRHQSGSMKEKRRSLQLPASPAPDLSTRPTYKVVRRHRSVHEVDISNLEAALRAEEPGAQAYETPREEIARLRKMELEPQHYHVDISKELSTPDKVLIPERYIDLEPAAPLSPEELKEKQKKVERIKTLIAKSSMQNVVPIGEGDSVDVPQDSESQLQEQEKRIEISCALATEASRRGRMLSVQCATPSPPTSPASPTPPANPLSSESPRGADSSHTMRV; encoded by the exons CCATAATGAAAGACGCAATACATTTCTCCACCCAGTGACGGGCCAGGTcccagaggaaaacaaaaaatttgaCTTGAAAAC ATCGGCCTTGGACATGTCCAATAAAACAGGTGGTAAACGCCCGGCTACCACCAACAGTGACATACCCAACCACAACATGGTGTCCGAAGTCCCTCCAGAGCGGCCCAACGTCCGG GCGACCCGAACATCACGCAAAGCCATTGCCTTTGGCAAGCGCTCTCACTCCATGAAGAGGAACCCCAGCGCACCTGTCACCAAGGCGGGCTGGCTTTTCAAGCAG GCTAGCTCCGGGGTTAAGCAATGGAACAAGCGCTGGTTCGTCCTGGTGGATCGCTGCCTCTTCTATTATAAAG ATGAGAAGGAGGAGAGCGTCCTGGGCAGCATCCCCCTCCTGAGCTTCCGGGTGGCTGCCGTGCAGCCCTCAGACAACATCAGCCGCAAACACACCTTTAAG GTGACTGTGTGCTGGGTGGACGAGGCCGGGGCCAGTTCCACGTACTGCCTCTCCCCGCAGGCTGAGCATGCGGGTGTCCGCACCTACTTCTTCAGTGCTGAGAGCCCTGAGGAGCAAGAGGCCTGGATCCAGGCCATGGGGGAAGCTGCCCGAGTACAGATCCCTCCGGCCCAGAAGTTGGCGCCCCAAGCTGCACGCCACAA TCTGCCACTCCCCACCCAACTCCATTCTGGGCTGGAGTCACTTATACCATCTCCCTTGGCATCCTGCAGCCATGAGAAACCAGACTCAGAAAACATCCCACCTAGCAAACACCACCACCAGCCACCCCACAACTGCCTCCCCAAACCTGAGCCAGAGGCCAAGACTCGAGGAGAGGGAGATGGCAGAGGCTGTGAGAAGACGGAGAGGAGGCCTGAGAGGCCCGAAGTCAAGAAAGAACCCCTGGTGAAAGCCAATGGCATCCAAACTGGACCAGAACCAGCCTCAGAGCCAGGCAGCCCTTACCCCGAGGGCCCAAGGGTCCCCGGGGGTGGGGAGCGGGCAGCCCAGCCCAATGGCTGGCAGTATAGCTCCCCAAGCAGGCCGGGGAGCACAGCTTTCCCACCTCAGGATGGAGAGAGTGGGGGACACCGGCGGAGCTTCCCACCACGCACCAACCCAGACAAAATTGCCCAACGCAAGAGCTCCATGAACCAGCTTCAGCAGTGGGTGAACCTGCGCCGGGGGGTGCCTCCGCCTGAAGACCTTCGGAG TCCCTCCAGGTTCTACCCTGTGTCCCGCAGGGTCCCTGAGCCTTACAGCCCCTATTCCCCCCAGTACCCCGACGATTACCAGTACTACCCGCCGGGGGTGCGGCCTGACAGCATCTGCTCGATGCCTGCCTACGATCGGATCAGCCCGCCCTGGGCCCTGGAGGACAAACGCCACTCCTTCCGCAACGGGGGCGGCCCTGCCTACCAGCTGCGGGAGTGGAAGGAGCCCGCCGGCTACGGGCGGCCGGATGGCACCGTCTGGATCCCCAGCCCCTCCCGGCAGCAGGTCTATTACGACGAGCTGGATGCTGCCTCCGGCTCCCTGCGCCGCCTGTCCCTGCAGCCCCGTTCCCACTCTGTGCCGCGCTCGCCCAGCCAGGGCTCCTACAGCCGCGCCCGCATTTACTCCCCCGTCCGCTCACCGAGTGCCCGTTTTGATCGGCTCCCACCTCGCAGCGAGGACATCTATGCTGACCCGGCTGCCTATGTGATGAGGCGATCCATCAGCTCCCCCAAG TATGATTACCTGGGAGACAGGCGGCCAGTCCCTGCAGGACTGTTCCCCTACAACTACCCGCCATCCCCCACGGTCCACGATAAAATG GATGAACTATTAGACCTTCAATTGCAAAGAAACCTAGAGTATTTGGATCAGCAG GTCCCTCCGTATCCTGAAGTGTTCCGGGACAGCCTCCACACCTACAAGTTAAACGAGCAAGATACAGAT AAGCTGCTGGGCAAATTGTGTGAACAGAACAAGGTGGTGAGGGAGCAGGACCGGCTGGTGCAGCAGCTCCGAGCTGAGAAG GAAAGCCTGGAAAGTGCCTTGATGGGGACCCACCAGGAACTGGAGATGTTTGGGAACCAGCCCACCTACCCAGAGAAACTGTTGCACAAGAAGGAATCCCTGCAGAACCAGCTCATCAACATCCGGGTGGAGCTATCTCAGGCAACCACG GCCCTGTCTAACAGCACCGTAGAGTATGAGAATCTCGAGTCAGAGGTCTCTGCCTTGCACGATGACCTCTGGGAACAGCTCAATTTGGACATCCAG AATGAGGTGCTCAACAGGCAAATCCAGAAAGAGATTTGGAGGATCCAGGATGTGATGGAGGGGCTGAGGAAGAATAACCCATCTCGGGGTACAGACACGGCTAAGCACCGAG GAGGACCTGGCCCCTCGGCCACCTATAGCTCCAATAGCCCAGCCAGTCCTCTCAGCTCCGCCAGCCTCACCAGTCCCCTGAGCCCCTTTTCACTTGTGTCTGGCTCTCAGGGTTCGCCCACGAAGCCCGGCTCCAATGAG GAACCCGGCCCACCTCGGCCTCCCCTCCCCAAAGCCTACGTACCCCTGGAGTCTCCTCCAACTGTCCCTCCACTCCCTAGTGAGAGCCGCTTCTGGCCATACCCCAACTCCCCTTCCTGGCACCGCAGCGGCGAGACAGCCAGGGGGCAG CCCAAGGTAAGCTATGAGCAAAGCAAAAGAGACCCCCACCAGACATTGCCCATGGACACCCCCAGAGACATCAGCCTTGTACCCACCAGGCAAGAGGCAGAGGCGGAGAAGCAGGCAACTCTCAACAAAG TTGGCATTGTGCCCCCTCGGACAAAGTCACCCACCGACGAAGAGGTGACACCATCACCCGTGGTGAGGAGGAGTGCCAGAGTGCTCACCAACGGACTCTCCTCCCGG CAAGAACGCCCCAAGAGTGCAGTGTTCCCCGGCGAGGGGAAGGTCAAGATGAGTGTGGAGGAGCAAATTGACCGCATGCGGAGGCACCAGAGTGGCTCCATGAAGGAGAAACGGAGGAGCCTGCAGCTCCCGGCCAGCCCCGCCCCTGACCTCAGCACCCGGCCCACCTACAAAGTG GTGCGCCGCCACCGCAGCGTCCATGAGGTGGACATCTCCAACCTGGAGGCTGCCCTGCGGGCAGAGGAGCCCGGGGCGCAGGCCTACGAGACGCCGCGGGAGGAAATTGCCCGGCTTCGCAAGATGGAGCTGGAGCCCCAGCACTACCACGTGGATATCAGCAAGGAG CTCTCCACCCCAGACAAAGTCCTCATCCCCGAACGGTACATCGACCTGGAGCCTGCCGCGCCCCTGAGCCCCGAGGAGTTGAAGGAGAAGCAGAAGAAGGTGGAGAGGATCAAGACCCTCATTGCCAAGTCCAG TATGCAGAACGTGGTGCCCATCGGCGAGGGGGACTCTGTGGATGTGCCCCAGGACTCAGAGAGCCAGCTGCAGGAGCAGGAGAAGCGGATTGAAATCTCCTGTGCCCTGGCGACCGAGGCCTCCCGCAGGGGCCGCATGCTGTCTG TGCAATGTGCCACCCCAAGCCCTCCCACCTCCCCTGCTTCCCCGACTCCACCAGCCAACCCCCTCTCGTCTGAATCCCCACGGGGCGCCGACAGCAGCCATACCATGCGCGTCTGA
- the PLEKHA6 gene encoding pleckstrin homology domain-containing family A member 6 isoform X1, with protein sequence MADEIDWLDLPGRWTYGVDSGGRIFFINDEEKSTSWLHPGMESPVQSGHSSSPGLSKGWEMDSTQEGAVYFINHNERRNTFLHPVTGQVPEENKKFDLKTSALDMSNKTGGKRPATTNSDIPNHNMVSEVPPERPNVRATRTSRKAIAFGKRSHSMKRNPSAPVTKAGWLFKQASSGVKQWNKRWFVLVDRCLFYYKDEKEESVLGSIPLLSFRVAAVQPSDNISRKHTFKVTVCWVDEAGASSTYCLSPQAEHAGVRTYFFSAESPEEQEAWIQAMGEAARVQIPPAQKLAPQAARHNLPLPTQLHSGLESLIPSPLASCSHEKPDSENIPPSKHHHQPPHNCLPKPEPEAKTRGEGDGRGCEKTERRPERPEVKKEPLVKANGIQTGPEPASEPGSPYPEGPRVPGGGERAAQPNGWQYSSPSRPGSTAFPPQDGESGGHRRSFPPRTNPDKIAQRKSSMNQLQQWVNLRRGVPPPEDLRSPSRFYPVSRRVPEPYSPYSPQYPDDYQYYPPGVRPDSICSMPAYDRISPPWALEDKRHSFRNGGGPAYQLREWKEPAGYGRPDGTVWIPSPSRQQVYYDELDAASGSLRRLSLQPRSHSVPRSPSQGSYSRARIYSPVRSPSARFDRLPPRSEDIYADPAAYVMRRSISSPKYDYLGDRRPVPAGLFPYNYPPSPTVHDKMDELLDLQLQRNLEYLDQQVPPYPEVFRDSLHTYKLNEQDTDKLLGKLCEQNKVVREQDRLVQQLRAEKESLESALMGTHQELEMFGNQPTYPEKLLHKKESLQNQLINIRVELSQATTALSNSTVEYENLESEVSALHDDLWEQLNLDIQNEVLNRQIQKEIWRIQDVMEGLRKNNPSRGTDTAKHRGGPGPSATYSSNSPASPLSSASLTSPLSPFSLVSGSQGSPTKPGSNEEPGPPRPPLPKAYVPLESPPTVPPLPSESRFWPYPNSPSWHRSGETARGQPKVSYEQSKRDPHQTLPMDTPRDISLVPTRQEAEAEKQATLNKVGIVPPRTKSPTDEEVTPSPVVRRSARVLTNGLSSRQERPKSAVFPGEGKVKMSVEEQIDRMRRHQSGSMKEKRRSLQLPASPAPDLSTRPTYKVVRRHRSVHEVDISNLEAALRAEEPGAQAYETPREEIARLRKMELEPQHYHVDISKELSTPDKVLIPERYIDLEPAAPLSPEELKEKQKKVERIKTLIAKSSMQNVVPIGEGDSVDVPQDSESQLQEQEKRIEISCALATEASRRGRMLSVQCATPSPPTSPASPTPPANPLSSESPRGADSSHTMRV encoded by the exons CCATAATGAAAGACGCAATACATTTCTCCACCCAGTGACGGGCCAGGTcccagaggaaaacaaaaaatttgaCTTGAAAAC ATCGGCCTTGGACATGTCCAATAAAACAGGTGGTAAACGCCCGGCTACCACCAACAGTGACATACCCAACCACAACATGGTGTCCGAAGTCCCTCCAGAGCGGCCCAACGTCCGG GCGACCCGAACATCACGCAAAGCCATTGCCTTTGGCAAGCGCTCTCACTCCATGAAGAGGAACCCCAGCGCACCTGTCACCAAGGCGGGCTGGCTTTTCAAGCAG GCTAGCTCCGGGGTTAAGCAATGGAACAAGCGCTGGTTCGTCCTGGTGGATCGCTGCCTCTTCTATTATAAAG ATGAGAAGGAGGAGAGCGTCCTGGGCAGCATCCCCCTCCTGAGCTTCCGGGTGGCTGCCGTGCAGCCCTCAGACAACATCAGCCGCAAACACACCTTTAAG GTGACTGTGTGCTGGGTGGACGAGGCCGGGGCCAGTTCCACGTACTGCCTCTCCCCGCAGGCTGAGCATGCGGGTGTCCGCACCTACTTCTTCAGTGCTGAGAGCCCTGAGGAGCAAGAGGCCTGGATCCAGGCCATGGGGGAAGCTGCCCGAGTACAGATCCCTCCGGCCCAGAAGTTGGCGCCCCAAGCTGCACGCCACAA TCTGCCACTCCCCACCCAACTCCATTCTGGGCTGGAGTCACTTATACCATCTCCCTTGGCATCCTGCAGCCATGAGAAACCAGACTCAGAAAACATCCCACCTAGCAAACACCACCACCAGCCACCCCACAACTGCCTCCCCAAACCTGAGCCAGAGGCCAAGACTCGAGGAGAGGGAGATGGCAGAGGCTGTGAGAAGACGGAGAGGAGGCCTGAGAGGCCCGAAGTCAAGAAAGAACCCCTGGTGAAAGCCAATGGCATCCAAACTGGACCAGAACCAGCCTCAGAGCCAGGCAGCCCTTACCCCGAGGGCCCAAGGGTCCCCGGGGGTGGGGAGCGGGCAGCCCAGCCCAATGGCTGGCAGTATAGCTCCCCAAGCAGGCCGGGGAGCACAGCTTTCCCACCTCAGGATGGAGAGAGTGGGGGACACCGGCGGAGCTTCCCACCACGCACCAACCCAGACAAAATTGCCCAACGCAAGAGCTCCATGAACCAGCTTCAGCAGTGGGTGAACCTGCGCCGGGGGGTGCCTCCGCCTGAAGACCTTCGGAG TCCCTCCAGGTTCTACCCTGTGTCCCGCAGGGTCCCTGAGCCTTACAGCCCCTATTCCCCCCAGTACCCCGACGATTACCAGTACTACCCGCCGGGGGTGCGGCCTGACAGCATCTGCTCGATGCCTGCCTACGATCGGATCAGCCCGCCCTGGGCCCTGGAGGACAAACGCCACTCCTTCCGCAACGGGGGCGGCCCTGCCTACCAGCTGCGGGAGTGGAAGGAGCCCGCCGGCTACGGGCGGCCGGATGGCACCGTCTGGATCCCCAGCCCCTCCCGGCAGCAGGTCTATTACGACGAGCTGGATGCTGCCTCCGGCTCCCTGCGCCGCCTGTCCCTGCAGCCCCGTTCCCACTCTGTGCCGCGCTCGCCCAGCCAGGGCTCCTACAGCCGCGCCCGCATTTACTCCCCCGTCCGCTCACCGAGTGCCCGTTTTGATCGGCTCCCACCTCGCAGCGAGGACATCTATGCTGACCCGGCTGCCTATGTGATGAGGCGATCCATCAGCTCCCCCAAG TATGATTACCTGGGAGACAGGCGGCCAGTCCCTGCAGGACTGTTCCCCTACAACTACCCGCCATCCCCCACGGTCCACGATAAAATG GATGAACTATTAGACCTTCAATTGCAAAGAAACCTAGAGTATTTGGATCAGCAG GTCCCTCCGTATCCTGAAGTGTTCCGGGACAGCCTCCACACCTACAAGTTAAACGAGCAAGATACAGAT AAGCTGCTGGGCAAATTGTGTGAACAGAACAAGGTGGTGAGGGAGCAGGACCGGCTGGTGCAGCAGCTCCGAGCTGAGAAG GAAAGCCTGGAAAGTGCCTTGATGGGGACCCACCAGGAACTGGAGATGTTTGGGAACCAGCCCACCTACCCAGAGAAACTGTTGCACAAGAAGGAATCCCTGCAGAACCAGCTCATCAACATCCGGGTGGAGCTATCTCAGGCAACCACG GCCCTGTCTAACAGCACCGTAGAGTATGAGAATCTCGAGTCAGAGGTCTCTGCCTTGCACGATGACCTCTGGGAACAGCTCAATTTGGACATCCAG AATGAGGTGCTCAACAGGCAAATCCAGAAAGAGATTTGGAGGATCCAGGATGTGATGGAGGGGCTGAGGAAGAATAACCCATCTCGGGGTACAGACACGGCTAAGCACCGAG GAGGACCTGGCCCCTCGGCCACCTATAGCTCCAATAGCCCAGCCAGTCCTCTCAGCTCCGCCAGCCTCACCAGTCCCCTGAGCCCCTTTTCACTTGTGTCTGGCTCTCAGGGTTCGCCCACGAAGCCCGGCTCCAATGAG GAACCCGGCCCACCTCGGCCTCCCCTCCCCAAAGCCTACGTACCCCTGGAGTCTCCTCCAACTGTCCCTCCACTCCCTAGTGAGAGCCGCTTCTGGCCATACCCCAACTCCCCTTCCTGGCACCGCAGCGGCGAGACAGCCAGGGGGCAG CCCAAGGTAAGCTATGAGCAAAGCAAAAGAGACCCCCACCAGACATTGCCCATGGACACCCCCAGAGACATCAGCCTTGTACCCACCAGGCAAGAGGCAGAGGCGGAGAAGCAGGCAACTCTCAACAAAG TTGGCATTGTGCCCCCTCGGACAAAGTCACCCACCGACGAAGAGGTGACACCATCACCCGTGGTGAGGAGGAGTGCCAGAGTGCTCACCAACGGACTCTCCTCCCGG CAAGAACGCCCCAAGAGTGCAGTGTTCCCCGGCGAGGGGAAGGTCAAGATGAGTGTGGAGGAGCAAATTGACCGCATGCGGAGGCACCAGAGTGGCTCCATGAAGGAGAAACGGAGGAGCCTGCAGCTCCCGGCCAGCCCCGCCCCTGACCTCAGCACCCGGCCCACCTACAAAGTG GTGCGCCGCCACCGCAGCGTCCATGAGGTGGACATCTCCAACCTGGAGGCTGCCCTGCGGGCAGAGGAGCCCGGGGCGCAGGCCTACGAGACGCCGCGGGAGGAAATTGCCCGGCTTCGCAAGATGGAGCTGGAGCCCCAGCACTACCACGTGGATATCAGCAAGGAG CTCTCCACCCCAGACAAAGTCCTCATCCCCGAACGGTACATCGACCTGGAGCCTGCCGCGCCCCTGAGCCCCGAGGAGTTGAAGGAGAAGCAGAAGAAGGTGGAGAGGATCAAGACCCTCATTGCCAAGTCCAG TATGCAGAACGTGGTGCCCATCGGCGAGGGGGACTCTGTGGATGTGCCCCAGGACTCAGAGAGCCAGCTGCAGGAGCAGGAGAAGCGGATTGAAATCTCCTGTGCCCTGGCGACCGAGGCCTCCCGCAGGGGCCGCATGCTGTCTG TGCAATGTGCCACCCCAAGCCCTCCCACCTCCCCTGCTTCCCCGACTCCACCAGCCAACCCCCTCTCGTCTGAATCCCCACGGGGCGCCGACAGCAGCCATACCATGCGCGTCTGA
- the PLEKHA6 gene encoding pleckstrin homology domain-containing family A member 6 isoform X6, with product MPPAQPSPLSPMGSGKPENDSHNERRNTFLHPVTGQVPEENKKFDLKTSALDMSNKTGGKRPATTNSDIPNHNMVSEVPPERPNVRATRTSRKAIAFGKRSHSMKRNPSAPVTKAGWLFKQASSGVKQWNKRWFVLVDRCLFYYKDEKEESVLGSIPLLSFRVAAVQPSDNISRKHTFKVTVCWVDEAGASSTYCLSPQAEHAGVRTYFFSAESPEEQEAWIQAMGEAARVQIPPAQKLAPQAARHNLPLPTQLHSGLESLIPSPLASCSHEKPDSENIPPSKHHHQPPHNCLPKPEPEAKTRGEGDGRGCEKTERRPERPEVKKEPLVKANGIQTGPEPASEPGSPYPEGPRVPGGGERAAQPNGWQYSSPSRPGSTAFPPQDGESGGHRRSFPPRTNPDKIAQRKSSMNQLQQWVNLRRGVPPPEDLRSPSRFYPVSRRVPEPYSPYSPQYPDDYQYYPPGVRPDSICSMPAYDRISPPWALEDKRHSFRNGGGPAYQLREWKEPAGYGRPDGTVWIPSPSRQQVYYDELDAASGSLRRLSLQPRSHSVPRSPSQGSYSRARIYSPVRSPSARFDRLPPRSEDIYADPAAYVMRRSISSPKYDYLGDRRPVPAGLFPYNYPPSPTVHDKMDELLDLQLQRNLEYLDQQVPPYPEVFRDSLHTYKLNEQDTDKLLGKLCEQNKVVREQDRLVQQLRAEKESLESALMGTHQELEMFGNQPTYPEKLLHKKESLQNQLINIRVELSQATTALSNSTVEYENLESEVSALHDDLWEQLNLDIQNEVLNRQIQKEIWRIQDVMEGLRKNNPSRGTDTAKHRGGPGPSATYSSNSPASPLSSASLTSPLSPFSLVSGSQGSPTKPGSNEEPGPPRPPLPKAYVPLESPPTVPPLPSESRFWPYPNSPSWHRSGETARGQPKVSYEQSKRDPHQTLPMDTPRDISLVPTRQEAEAEKQATLNKVGIVPPRTKSPTDEEVTPSPVVRRSARVLTNGLSSRQERPKSAVFPGEGKVKMSVEEQIDRMRRHQSGSMKEKRRSLQLPASPAPDLSTRPTYKVVRRHRSVHEVDISNLEAALRAEEPGAQAYETPREEIARLRKMELEPQHYHVDISKELSTPDKVLIPERYIDLEPAAPLSPEELKEKQKKVERIKTLIAKSSMQNVVPIGEGDSVDVPQDSESQLQEQEKRIEISCALATEASRRGRMLSVQCATPSPPTSPASPTPPANPLSSESPRGADSSHTMRV from the exons CCATAATGAAAGACGCAATACATTTCTCCACCCAGTGACGGGCCAGGTcccagaggaaaacaaaaaatttgaCTTGAAAAC ATCGGCCTTGGACATGTCCAATAAAACAGGTGGTAAACGCCCGGCTACCACCAACAGTGACATACCCAACCACAACATGGTGTCCGAAGTCCCTCCAGAGCGGCCCAACGTCCGG GCGACCCGAACATCACGCAAAGCCATTGCCTTTGGCAAGCGCTCTCACTCCATGAAGAGGAACCCCAGCGCACCTGTCACCAAGGCGGGCTGGCTTTTCAAGCAG GCTAGCTCCGGGGTTAAGCAATGGAACAAGCGCTGGTTCGTCCTGGTGGATCGCTGCCTCTTCTATTATAAAG ATGAGAAGGAGGAGAGCGTCCTGGGCAGCATCCCCCTCCTGAGCTTCCGGGTGGCTGCCGTGCAGCCCTCAGACAACATCAGCCGCAAACACACCTTTAAG GTGACTGTGTGCTGGGTGGACGAGGCCGGGGCCAGTTCCACGTACTGCCTCTCCCCGCAGGCTGAGCATGCGGGTGTCCGCACCTACTTCTTCAGTGCTGAGAGCCCTGAGGAGCAAGAGGCCTGGATCCAGGCCATGGGGGAAGCTGCCCGAGTACAGATCCCTCCGGCCCAGAAGTTGGCGCCCCAAGCTGCACGCCACAA TCTGCCACTCCCCACCCAACTCCATTCTGGGCTGGAGTCACTTATACCATCTCCCTTGGCATCCTGCAGCCATGAGAAACCAGACTCAGAAAACATCCCACCTAGCAAACACCACCACCAGCCACCCCACAACTGCCTCCCCAAACCTGAGCCAGAGGCCAAGACTCGAGGAGAGGGAGATGGCAGAGGCTGTGAGAAGACGGAGAGGAGGCCTGAGAGGCCCGAAGTCAAGAAAGAACCCCTGGTGAAAGCCAATGGCATCCAAACTGGACCAGAACCAGCCTCAGAGCCAGGCAGCCCTTACCCCGAGGGCCCAAGGGTCCCCGGGGGTGGGGAGCGGGCAGCCCAGCCCAATGGCTGGCAGTATAGCTCCCCAAGCAGGCCGGGGAGCACAGCTTTCCCACCTCAGGATGGAGAGAGTGGGGGACACCGGCGGAGCTTCCCACCACGCACCAACCCAGACAAAATTGCCCAACGCAAGAGCTCCATGAACCAGCTTCAGCAGTGGGTGAACCTGCGCCGGGGGGTGCCTCCGCCTGAAGACCTTCGGAG TCCCTCCAGGTTCTACCCTGTGTCCCGCAGGGTCCCTGAGCCTTACAGCCCCTATTCCCCCCAGTACCCCGACGATTACCAGTACTACCCGCCGGGGGTGCGGCCTGACAGCATCTGCTCGATGCCTGCCTACGATCGGATCAGCCCGCCCTGGGCCCTGGAGGACAAACGCCACTCCTTCCGCAACGGGGGCGGCCCTGCCTACCAGCTGCGGGAGTGGAAGGAGCCCGCCGGCTACGGGCGGCCGGATGGCACCGTCTGGATCCCCAGCCCCTCCCGGCAGCAGGTCTATTACGACGAGCTGGATGCTGCCTCCGGCTCCCTGCGCCGCCTGTCCCTGCAGCCCCGTTCCCACTCTGTGCCGCGCTCGCCCAGCCAGGGCTCCTACAGCCGCGCCCGCATTTACTCCCCCGTCCGCTCACCGAGTGCCCGTTTTGATCGGCTCCCACCTCGCAGCGAGGACATCTATGCTGACCCGGCTGCCTATGTGATGAGGCGATCCATCAGCTCCCCCAAG TATGATTACCTGGGAGACAGGCGGCCAGTCCCTGCAGGACTGTTCCCCTACAACTACCCGCCATCCCCCACGGTCCACGATAAAATG GATGAACTATTAGACCTTCAATTGCAAAGAAACCTAGAGTATTTGGATCAGCAG GTCCCTCCGTATCCTGAAGTGTTCCGGGACAGCCTCCACACCTACAAGTTAAACGAGCAAGATACAGAT AAGCTGCTGGGCAAATTGTGTGAACAGAACAAGGTGGTGAGGGAGCAGGACCGGCTGGTGCAGCAGCTCCGAGCTGAGAAG GAAAGCCTGGAAAGTGCCTTGATGGGGACCCACCAGGAACTGGAGATGTTTGGGAACCAGCCCACCTACCCAGAGAAACTGTTGCACAAGAAGGAATCCCTGCAGAACCAGCTCATCAACATCCGGGTGGAGCTATCTCAGGCAACCACG GCCCTGTCTAACAGCACCGTAGAGTATGAGAATCTCGAGTCAGAGGTCTCTGCCTTGCACGATGACCTCTGGGAACAGCTCAATTTGGACATCCAG AATGAGGTGCTCAACAGGCAAATCCAGAAAGAGATTTGGAGGATCCAGGATGTGATGGAGGGGCTGAGGAAGAATAACCCATCTCGGGGTACAGACACGGCTAAGCACCGAG GAGGACCTGGCCCCTCGGCCACCTATAGCTCCAATAGCCCAGCCAGTCCTCTCAGCTCCGCCAGCCTCACCAGTCCCCTGAGCCCCTTTTCACTTGTGTCTGGCTCTCAGGGTTCGCCCACGAAGCCCGGCTCCAATGAG GAACCCGGCCCACCTCGGCCTCCCCTCCCCAAAGCCTACGTACCCCTGGAGTCTCCTCCAACTGTCCCTCCACTCCCTAGTGAGAGCCGCTTCTGGCCATACCCCAACTCCCCTTCCTGGCACCGCAGCGGCGAGACAGCCAGGGGGCAG CCCAAGGTAAGCTATGAGCAAAGCAAAAGAGACCCCCACCAGACATTGCCCATGGACACCCCCAGAGACATCAGCCTTGTACCCACCAGGCAAGAGGCAGAGGCGGAGAAGCAGGCAACTCTCAACAAAG TTGGCATTGTGCCCCCTCGGACAAAGTCACCCACCGACGAAGAGGTGACACCATCACCCGTGGTGAGGAGGAGTGCCAGAGTGCTCACCAACGGACTCTCCTCCCGG CAAGAACGCCCCAAGAGTGCAGTGTTCCCCGGCGAGGGGAAGGTCAAGATGAGTGTGGAGGAGCAAATTGACCGCATGCGGAGGCACCAGAGTGGCTCCATGAAGGAGAAACGGAGGAGCCTGCAGCTCCCGGCCAGCCCCGCCCCTGACCTCAGCACCCGGCCCACCTACAAAGTG GTGCGCCGCCACCGCAGCGTCCATGAGGTGGACATCTCCAACCTGGAGGCTGCCCTGCGGGCAGAGGAGCCCGGGGCGCAGGCCTACGAGACGCCGCGGGAGGAAATTGCCCGGCTTCGCAAGATGGAGCTGGAGCCCCAGCACTACCACGTGGATATCAGCAAGGAG CTCTCCACCCCAGACAAAGTCCTCATCCCCGAACGGTACATCGACCTGGAGCCTGCCGCGCCCCTGAGCCCCGAGGAGTTGAAGGAGAAGCAGAAGAAGGTGGAGAGGATCAAGACCCTCATTGCCAAGTCCAG TATGCAGAACGTGGTGCCCATCGGCGAGGGGGACTCTGTGGATGTGCCCCAGGACTCAGAGAGCCAGCTGCAGGAGCAGGAGAAGCGGATTGAAATCTCCTGTGCCCTGGCGACCGAGGCCTCCCGCAGGGGCCGCATGCTGTCTG TGCAATGTGCCACCCCAAGCCCTCCCACCTCCCCTGCTTCCCCGACTCCACCAGCCAACCCCCTCTCGTCTGAATCCCCACGGGGCGCCGACAGCAGCCATACCATGCGCGTCTGA